The Polyodon spathula isolate WHYD16114869_AA chromosome 23, ASM1765450v1, whole genome shotgun sequence genome has a window encoding:
- the LOC121297851 gene encoding actin-binding Rho-activating protein-like translates to MSSAAQENRPLSRAVRKIKCAAMVSSLAKSWQTWAVEHSGKQDAIPKGWFPSSVTEERGAKESEKTEANPFVAPRAEIDKSPERSRVTIRTGSVSKGIRPKKSDCGNDLVSFIAEKINTNQITPSETKPFLGNMSPTRRRYCGSQAVNAMKTWKKEEEQGKLGSRSSSIDTEDSGLGEEGGSSETDDENKNKDKPEGGVARKSARPKIKVSNMGDLRSNWQKWSEQHSEQQKLNPFSEDFDYEHAMACRLLKGDQGYGRPKEGSKTAERARRAERHIHKEMEEMCFIIRDMGVKCKDERICITFGGLFDRYVKISDKVVGILLRCRKHGMVQFEGEMLWKGQDDDVIITLLA, encoded by the exons ATGAGTTCAGCAGCGCAGGAGAACAGACCCCTCAGCAGGGCCGTAAGGAAGATCAAATGCGCGGCCATGGTGAGCAGCTTAGCCAAGAGCTGGCAGACATGGGCGGTAGAGCATTCGGGAAAGCAGGACGCAATCCCCAAGGGGTGGTTTCCCAGCTCTGTGACAGAAGAAAGAGGAGCAAAAGAGTCTGAGAAAACTGAAGCCAATCCCTTTGTGGCACCCAGAGCCGAGATAGATAAGAGTCCAGAGCGGAGCAGAGTGACGATCAGAACGGGCAGCGTCTCCAAAGGCATCAGACCTAAAAAGAGCGACTGCGGAAATGATCTGGTTAGTTTCattgcagaaaaaataaacaccaaccaGATCACGCCCAGCGAAACGAAACCGTTCCTGGGGAACATGTCGCCCACGCGCCGGAGGTATTGCGGCAGCCAGGCAGTCAACGCGATGAAGACTTGGAAGAAGGAGGAGGAACAGGGCAAGCTGGGCTCCCGAAGCAGCAGCATAGACACCGAGGACAGTGGGCTGGGAGAGGAGGGGGGCTCCAGTGAGACCGACGATGAGAACAAGAATAAAGACAAGCCTGAAGGGGGCGTAGCAAGGAAAAGCGCGAGACCCAAG ATTAAGGTATCTAACATGGGAGACCTGAGAAGCAATTGGCAGAAGTGGTCAGAGCAACACAGCGAGCAACAGAAACTGAATCCCTTCAGTGAGGACTTCGACTACGAGCACGCCATGGCCTGCCGTCTACTGAAGGGGGACCAGGGCTATGGGAGACCCAAGGAGGGAAGCAAGACCGCTGAGAGGGCGCGGAGAGCAGAGAGGCACATCCACAAAGAGATGGAGGAGATGTGCTTCATCATCAGAGACATGGGTGTCAAGTGCAAGGACGAGCGCATCTGCATCACTTTCGGGGGGCTGTTCGACAGATACGTCAAGATCTCCGATAAAGTGGTGGGGATCCTGCTGAGATGCAGGAAGCACGGCATGGTTCAATTCGAGGGTGAGATGCTGTGGAAGGGGCAGGACGATGATGTCATTATCACCCTACTGGCTTAg